The Acanthopagrus latus isolate v.2019 chromosome 6, fAcaLat1.1, whole genome shotgun sequence genome includes a region encoding these proteins:
- the strip1 gene encoding striatin-interacting protein 1 homolog: MDVGGNGSGLPLNNKQRAMLPNKSRGEFTRNPRKDSEGLCESPDLEFEYADTDKWAAELSELYSYTEGPEFALNRKCFEVEFRAHVADKKWTELDAAQHRAHAMRLLDSLEVIAREKRLKVARAILYMAQGTFAECSSEAEVQHWMRYNIFLLLDVGTFSALVELLNMEIDNSAACSSAVRKPAISLADSTDLRVLLNIMYLMVETIQKDDPADKPEWKIIRETFRAELGSPLFNNEPISVMLFSMVTKFCSGHAPHFPMKKVLLLLWKSILFTLGGFEQLQSIKVHKREELGLPPLPEDSIRVIRSMRAASPPASASDLIEQQQKRARREHKALIKQDNLDAFNEKDPYKADDSREDEDDNDDNDNSIEAETFPLERDEVMPPPIPHPPSERVSFPKGLPWAPKVREKDIENFLESSRSKFIGYTLGSDTDTVVGLPRPIHESIKTLKQHKYISIAEIQIIKEEEFQKTPLSGGEEELDMSSTELLYQGILPSLPQYMIALLKILLAAAPTSKAKTDSINILADVLPEEMPTTVLQSMKLGVDVNRHKEIIVKAISAILLLLLKHFKLNHIYQFEYMAQHLVFANCIPLILKFFNQNIMSYITAKNSISVLDFPYCVVHELPELTAESLEAGDNNQFCWRNLFSCINLLRILNKLTKWKHSRTMMLVVFKSAPILKRALKVKQAMMQLYVLKLLKVQTKYLGRQWRKSNMKTMSAIYQKVRHRLNDDWAYGNDLDARPWDFQAEECALRANIERFNSRRYEKSHTNPDFLPVDNCLQSVLGQRVDLPEDFQMNYDLWLEREVFSKPISWEELLQ, translated from the exons ATGGACGTCGGTGGGAACGGTAGTGGGCTTCCTCTAAACAATAAACAGAGAGCTATGCTACCAAACAAAAGCAGGGGCGAATTCACCCGCAACCCAAGAAAAGATTCAGAG gggctgtgtgagTCTCCAGACCTCGAGTTTGAATATGCTGATACAGACAAATGGGCTGCAgagctgtcag AGCTGTACAGTTATACTGAAGGACCAGAGTTTGCTCTCAACAGGAAGTGCTTTGAAGTGGAGTTCAGAGCACATG TTGCTGATAAGAAGTGGACCGAGCTCGATGCAGCTCAGCACAGAGCTCACGCCATGCGCCTGTTGGACAGTCTGGAGGTGATCGCTCGGGAGAAGAGGCTGAAGGTTGCCAGAGCTATTCTCTACATGGCTCAGG gaACCTTTGCAGAGTGCAGCTCTGAGGCCGAGGTGCAGCACTGGATGAGATACAAcatctttctgctgctggatgttggGACCTTCTCTGCTCTGGTGGAACTGCTCAACATGGAGATTGA TAACAGTGCTGCCTGTAGTAGTGCTGTCAGAAAACCAGCCATCTCCCTCGCTGACAGCACAGATCTCAGGGTGCTGCTTAACATCATGTACCTGATGGTGGAGACGATACAAAAGGATGACCCAGCCGACAAGCCTGAATGGAAAATCATCCGGGAAACCTTCAGAGCAGAACTGG GATCTCCTCTGTTCAACAACGAGCCCATCTCTGTCATGCTCTTCAGTATGGTTACCAAGTTCTGCAGTGGTCACGCCCCTCACTTCCCAATGAAGAaggtgttgttgctgttgtggaAGAGTATACtg TTCACACTCGGAGGGTTTGAGCAGCTCCAAAGCATAAAGGTCCATAAGCGTGAGGAGCTGGGTCTCCCCCCTCTGCCAGAGGACAGCATCCGAGTGATCCGCAGTATGAGGGCCGCCTCTCCACCTGCATCTGCATCCGACCTcatagagcagcagcagaaacggGCGCGCCGCGAACACAAG GCATTAATCAAACAGGACAACCTTGACGCCTTCAACGAAAAGGATCCTTACAAGGCCGATGACTCACGTGAGGACGAGGATGACAACGATGACAATGACAACTCTATCGAGGCAGAGACTTTCCCTCTAGAGAGAGATGAGGTGATGCCTCCGCCTATTCCTCACCCTCCGTCAGAGAGGGTGTCCTTCCCCAAAGGGCTTCCGTGGGCTCCAAAAGTCAG AGAAAAGGACATTGAAAATTTCCTGGAATCAAGTAGAAGTAAATTTATAGGTTACACACTCGGAAG TGATACAGATACAGTTGTTGGCTTACCCAGACCAATTCATGAGAGTATAAAGACGTTAAAGCAG cACAAGTACATCTCCATCGCAGAGATACAGATAATAAAGGAGGAAGAGTTTCAGAAAACACCTCTGTCTGGg GGTGAAGAGGAGTTGGATATGTCCTCCACTGAGCTGCTCTATCAGGGAATTCTGCCAAGTTTGCCTCAATACATG ATCGCTCTGCTGAAGATCCTGCTTGCAGCTGCTCCGACTTCTAAAGCCAAGACGGACTCCATCAACATCCTGGCAGACGTGCTGCCGGAGGAGATGCC GACCACAGTGCTGCAAAGCATGAAACTTGGCGTCGATGTGAATCGACACAAAGAGATCATCGTGAAAGCCATCTCtgccatcctgctgctgcttctgaaaCACTTCAAACTCAACCACATCTATCAG TTTGAGTACATGGCTCAGCACTTGGTGTTTGCCAACTGCATCCCCCTCATTCTGAAGTTCTTCAACCAGAACATCATGTCTTACATCACCGCTAAAAACAG CATTTCAGTCCTTGACTTCCCTTATTGTGTGGTGCATGAACTTCCGGAGTTAACTGCAGAGAGTTTG gaagcaggagacAACAATCAGTTCTGCTGGAGGAATCTGTTCTCCTGCATTAACCTGCTGAGGATCCTCAACAAACTGACCAAATGGAAACACTCCAGAACAATG ATGCTGGTGGTGTTTAAATCTGCTCCCATCCTGAAGAGGGCGCTGAAGGTCAAGCAGGCCATGATGCAGCTGTACGTCCTCAAGCTGCTCAAGGTGCAGACCAAATACCTGGGACGCCAGTGGAGGAAGAGCAACATGAAGACCATGTCTGCCATCTACCAGAAGGTCCGACATCGGCTCAACGACGATTGGGCGTACGGAAACG ACCTGGATGCTCGTCCCTGGGACTTCCAGGCTGAGGAGTGTGCTCTGCGGGCCAACATCGAACGCTTCAACAGCCGCCGCTACGAGAAGAGCCACACTAACCCGGACTTCCTTCCTGTGGACAACTGCCTGCAGAGCGTTCTGGGACAGCGGGTGGACCTGCCTGAGGACTTCCAAATGAACTACGACCTCTGGCTCGAGCGGGAGGTCTTCTCCAAACCTATTTCCTGGGAAGAACTGCTACAGTGA
- the LOC119021306 gene encoding tripartite motif-containing protein 16-like protein, with protein sequence MAEARIPVRMNRLCCSICSQVLGNPVTVPCGHNFCMRCIQDRWDREERSRSPCSCPECGDRFPRRPLLIENTTLADLVRDTPALKRARTGSKTGSPLCGRHSISLDVYCCTDEKVICQECASSEHTGHTFGFVSRERRRNQEELKNIQMKSQQILQKHEKKQKNLKKALERIQEEARNTEDHCEAVLAGVIDAIQRHFLSLKKVIGAQGEATAARVQTSLQTLEVRMNEMRERSAELERLAQTDDDVHFLERWPSVRRLHEEDHPHPLGGASEDPLRPFELTKRAVDKLGRQLEVFCDTEFATISRTADSGESGGETGRETEEDGMQQRCEASTSQSHGVNITVTEQTVEPKTRADFLQYACGLSLDPTTAHQDLAIRAGDKEVRNDKSSTMFHPERFLHRRQVLCREGLQAERCYYEVEVKGDKAEIALAYRGMDRKSRSSLSAFGGNAYSWSLDRSRNYSVSHRGESVQLTTPPSQHRIGIYLEFKKGALSFYEVSGSMKFLYKVEAKFTEALYPGFWLGEKCCIRICDLRHDRL encoded by the exons ATGGCAGAGGCTCGAATACCTGTGAGGATGAACCGCCTGTGCTGTTCGATCTGCAGCCAGGTTCTCGGGAATCCTGTCACGGTTCCCTGTGGGCACAACTTCTGCATGAGGTGTATTCAGGACCGCTGGGATCGCGAGGAGAGGAGCCGCTCTCCCTGCAGCTGTCCTGAATGTGGCGACAGGTTTCCCAGAAGACCTCTGCTGATCGAGAACACAACTCTGGCTGACTTGGTGAGGGACACACCGGCCCTGAAGAGAGCTCGGACCGGGTCGAAAACAGGAAGTCCTTTATGTGGGAGGCACAGCATCTCACTGGATGTTTACTGCTGCACAGATGAGAAGGTCATATGCCAAGAGTGCGCCTCATCTGAGCACACAGGGCACACTTTTGGGTTTGTGAGCAGGGAAAGAAGAAGGAATcag GAAGAGCTGAAGAACATACAGATGAAATCCCAGCAGATTCTCCAGAAACatgagaagaaacagaagaactTGAAGAAGGCTCTTGAACGGATTCAG GAGGAGGCGAGGAACACAGAGGACCACTGCGAGGCCGTCCTGGCCGGCGTCATCGACGCCATCCAGAGACATTTCCTGTCACTGAAGAAGGTGATCGGAGCTCAGGGGGAGGCGACGGCAGCCCGTGTTCAGACCTCTCTACAGACCCTGGAGGTGAGGATGAATGAAATGAGGGAGAGGAGCGCTGAGCTGGAGCGTCTGGCACAGACTGACGACGACGTCCATTTCTTGGAG AGATGGCCCTCTGTGCGGCGCCTCCATGAAGAGGACCATCCTCATCCTCTCGGTGGGGCCTCAGAGGATCCTCTTCGCCCCTTTGAGCTCACAAAGAGAGCCGTCGATAAGCTCGGGAGGCAGCTGGAGGTATTTTGTGACACAGAATTTGCAACGATCTCTCGAACCG CCGACAGTGGAgagtcaggaggagagacaggaagagagacagaggaggacggCATGCAGCAAAGATGTGAAGCCAGCACCTCACAGTCCCACG GAGTGAACATCACTGTGACTGAACAGACTGTGGAGCCTAAAACCAGAGCAGACTTCCTGCAGT ATGCATGTGGCCTCAGCCTGGACCCCACCACCGCTCACCAGGACCTGGCCATTCGTGCCGGAGACAAAGAGGTGAGGAACGATAAAAGCTCAACTATGTTTCACCCTGAGAGGTTTCTGCACAGGCGGCAGGTGCTGTGCAGGGAGGGCCTGCAGGCCGAGCGCTGCTACTacgaggtggaggtgaagggaGACAAGGCTGAGATCGCCCTCGCCTACAGAGGAATGGACAGGAAATCCCgctccagcctgtctgctttTGGGGGCAATGCATATTCCTGGAGTCTCGATCGCTCCAGAAACTACTCAGTGAGCCACAGAGGTGAGAGCGTCCAGCTCACAACACCCCCCAGTCAGCACAGGATAGGCATCTATCTGGAATTCAAAAAGGGAGCACTGTCTTTCTACGAGGTGTCAGGCAGCATGAAGTTTCTTTACAAGGTGGAAGCTAAATTCACGGAGGCGCTGTACCCCGGCTTCTGGCTCGGAGAGAAATGCTGCATCAGGATCTGTGATCTGAGACACGACCGACTGTGA